The Helianthus annuus cultivar XRQ/B chromosome 11, HanXRQr2.0-SUNRISE, whole genome shotgun sequence region ttaatggagttaatctccaaaacTGTAATTAACACAGCCATTAGAAAGGCTATGAGAAAAGTCATGAAAAGGATCAAGAAGCTGAATGTTGTTTGCTCTAAAATACATGCCACTGCTCATGAGAAGAGCTTCATTCATACTTCAAATGCGAAGAATAAACCCAACAAAGGCATATATGGCAAGGAGCCCATTATTTTTGGATGTACTTAAAAGTGCTTCGTCTCTGGGAAGTCCagagacttcaatagtaaaaagGGACCATCGATTGCAGGAAATTATAGGAGGAAGTAGAAACCATTAGTTGTATCAGTGGTTACGCTGAAAGGAACACTGTGAGGTATGCATCACAGCCATTCGATGGTAATACCCTTAATCAAtgaggacattaatgaagtccacaagaaagattCTCTTATACACTATGGGATGGACCAAGTGTTAAGAACCTTATTAGAAAGACCTATTATCCGCTTCACGAAGtggaaaaagatggaataagaattttctgACTCTCACCATAAAAGTTTAGACTGTCGACAGCATGTCGCAGATTGTAATTCATTGGCTGAGATAGTACCCTATTCCATTTACCCAAAGCCTAAGCTTAATGCAATAGTTATTGGTGGTTAGCACCGgcaataagagggcacattaaggtttcaaagcctactcattataaatccattatggatctacctcagctgcTCGCGTTTTATAGTTTgagaaataaccagtcaaagctgagacTGCCCAAAAGTTTGTCAAAGATTTCGCAGCTAAGTTTAAAAGGATTCAGAATGGAGGCATTTAACCCTCCGGATGACTAATTAGAGGTAGTCCATATTAATAATGATACCAGATAAATCCCTTATGGTGATTTTATTGCTAGGAATTATGTTTGGCTTCAGGTGCTACTAAGTCTCTcataaaaccataagcttagTAAACTTTTAGAAACTTTTCCGTAAGAACCCCAGATGTTAaatgtaaggtaaaacttacaggtgAAATCgtaagaaccatttcttctgttcctaTCAGAAATTTCCAATTGTGAGAATTCTAGAAGTATCCTCTCTCTAGAAGATGTGCGGCAACACATAGTTGATATCTCTTCGATCTCTATCGATTGCGAATACCAGACAGTATGATAAAAGCGCTATATGAGGAtttgtgtatcttaatatgtcccatagattgcttccatgcctgatcagtatggaggtttaatgcatgggaccacaaagatatcctgatggtcatatggtactaaagtcaactaatggtattcaaagaagatatccataaTAGAATTGTCCAAGTGAATGTTCCCGAATAAGGAATTCGTGGACTTGTAACATAAATGTGTTACTTATTTGATAGAAGCaatgatggatgaactggagccaGAGATTTGgaaatctctgtaacctccttgtgtcttgattatcttctccaaaGATTACCATGTCTACCCCTTGTAAGGTAAGTAGAGTTAAGATTATATCCCATTTAGGGATATATTATTATGAAATATCCAAATCGGCTAGTGCCATCATTGGAAGAAttgaaaccctgattaagtaagttttaaaatagaggattcatatagcctaactcaatcTTCTGAGAATTTGGTATAGtcaaataagaaagacggttcattttgcttatgcatttgattaccgcaaccctaattaggcaataattaagaatttccatcagctgcccaagatcgtcgatttgttcgactaacggCAATGGTTAGctatcccttaagattagttttaagcagtGATTAGAATAACCGTTtcaccttaagataagcttttctataatagctGATGTATAAGTATTAAGGCTACTCCtcgggagaccttgtatagatggaatgttaaacatCTAATGTTAGACAGAAGATttgtaagtccaattatcaggatctgaaagtttccttggaaacaacgaataggatcaaacaaatccataatcatctgtaaattttccagtattcggcagaaaatcaaggaCTAATGAAAGCCGCGAACCTCCTGAGTTCTTGTTAAGGAATacggttcaacaaaagatatcaccctggaagggtgtgtcAATTTGTTAATTATCAagctagttaagctctgaatatataaaatcattcgaaggaatcgaatgtatcaagatgaaataagcttataagctaaaacctactTAAAGAGCTTGGCGGAGATTGCCATGTATTACACACTAatgatttaaggatatgtttcatcaataagtcgagaagcattatcacataatgatatgcagatttatgatatgatgagaaacctgtatcgataaaggatcgacaggttaagaagctccaaaaaggatacatatacctattatagaggtcaactTGGGAGCTTGGAGAGACTCCAGATATGCTAAAAAAAAGTTAAGTCCGTTATGCGACAAAAATAacttccagcattttagcaaatctcgaggtagagatttcttttaagggggtgaggatgtaacacctcgaaaattcgtgTCCAATAATGGATTGACACGTGCcataagctttgaacgtgtgaaagattacgtatgaaggactaaagttgacaaacagggagtctatgtgtgtaaaaggattcaaaatgtcaacaatgaataaatatgtctttcaataaccctacatgatggtTATAACCTttaacgaataaatcatggatcatacgaagctaattgtgaaagaaagtaaggaattacaaactgcaggggctaaatgtgtcaacatgtttaaagtatacctctgagtgatcttttagcagacccgaagctttgtaatgagaaattatactcacaagaatgtgtgataaaaatttcacaaggtttcgattaagtatgagaaagtttTGACAATATTCATATAcgggggttaaaagcgtcaacgttgaaatttaagacttttcggtgaacgtatgaataaccggggactaaacaaagttggtttatgacttggggtccttaaaagtcaagtttgggggtttatagtgcaagaaacaagttaaaaatgggttttggaaggaccagggaccatttGTGCAATTACTAaaactttgtaaccggatcagAGTACCCATGCGGGACGCGTAAGATCCTTATGGATCCTTACACGGGCCGCCTAAGGTCCACAGATGCAGAAAATGTTGACAGCTGCCTGTTACAGccggtttaaccgacttagaagcCTGGTTTTCAATACTtggagcttgtttgatggttttaaggaacctagggacacttggaatgatcccataTCACTTGTAGACCTTGTTGGCATGATCAAATTGATTcaagaaacctatataaggaCATGAAGTTGTGATCTTCAATTGCTCATCTCACTTGCAACTTCACAACTTGGTTTCTGGAGTTACCTGGCTTTAGGAGAAGACTtggaagtgtagaaaagatagcaaggaccctaagtaAGAGCCTTAATCCCTGCTTAGTCATTCTAATTAGCTTATAttcctaaaagtcaaaccgttgtaattaagatttgacttcgtcattaatcttaattgctccagtcaatTTTCAttatgaaagtacctatgagttggtaattatgtgggcattaaacccttaaaagggcaccctctgattcccactctaactaggtcaattgtcgagtcaaacttagttacaaaaagtcaacatgaagctattttgtaaataaaaacataattattaatgtgtaagctatgaaacctgttttgacactcatataacttggtaattaatataagaacatgtctaaacatgttcaactcgacaattttcagtttaagctcggttcgggaccgaaagtcgcatagtttgacttatactttgactttcagttctgacccgtttaagcatgaattaggaatgccttagagctttaataggaccaagttacctataagtataaccctctgtgattatacaacttggttcattagttatccaattcatatgcatgattccgttaaatgcttaaatgttaactattatgcccttatcaccttaaaatgtgatttttgaaaaagtgaaaggatagaaaccttcactactgatttataaacttgttcctagaatttgacatcagtttgaggtctagattaagagttatgctcattagcgtaattaagaagcttttaagtaaataaaccgcataattagcatatagcctatctaaacccaaattttaataccaaacttattacccactgatgtaatataatatttcgggatttttgaagatttttatttatttttaggctgagcataacttaagattctaagcttgattcggtaattgccggttttgcccttttgggctataaaatgagttttacaaatccttttgaccccaaacatttttctactaatctaatatgataaataaagtattttgagccttctggaataataaaattttcagctttcctttgaaaacccggaaatggctccaaatcgcctttttaagcgtttttagcggatagtatgtattaaaaccattttataaatataaggtttgatacctactgatgttttaagtaaattttcatactttagcagtaagcaaaagtcttaaactcagaattccaaaTTTttccttttaagcctatgtgaaattaccaaaatgcccttaagatgcatagtttggttataagtgataaatttcacatataagttataccctactgatataacttagtaaattgagcatttttactgattacatcagacccgaaactcagaaacgtatttaaacccttttataaccttttaaatgaccaaaatacccttacgaggcgtaatttgattttaaaaccattttgggcataatagaagacatcctactgatgtcacaacatatttaaagcatattaacttgtggaacatgttcatgactcttattatggttacccgttagcatgtttcgcgttcggatcggtctatgtaactagtttacatatattagccgaaatgggttaaaccatatcgtttttgtctcaaaattcagaatgtgtttaagttacccatattaagcaagtatacaagcttgtcgggtcaaaaccacattctaagccggtcttcgctttatcatgcgtttgaaccgtgccCTCCTTtggaaactaaccggtctaaagcttaggctaaattaaagacccgttaggattctaataggtttttaaaaccttcgttccagattaggagcccagtaaaagctacgtgcacttgctgtatttgaattatacattgctcaggtaaatacccttaacttattttccctatacgggcttgggatacggtactataaaagtaccgcttggtcgggtgtatgtagtcatttaaatcgtattgtgattgatgtatatacataacctgtttgatatgtattatttggtgtatggcccttgggggttaaatgaccatgtcccggatatccttggcatcattcatgaaatggccacgacctaagcacggggtgtaggcgtacacctgacagttgcattatgtaaaaactggtatcccactataaggaatcgacattgtgggcattatacctgtggcgtgtcagttaacttaagtccggccctacaaaccggccctaatggacgacaaatgagtaaaactgtatacaagattattttgaataattgtcccaagttataaaatatttttgccgaagtgcatttaaatcaattttcaaactcttttcaaaatgagtcagttgagtcgtatttaccagtgcaaactgacgtattttcccaaaaaaggctaagtgcatgtactaaacgaaataggctggctactccaggcatcattactcaagtctcagATGTcaaagtctattgaacagttttcctttttatttgatccgcctgtggatctgtttcgactgtttgtgatacttaaacattacaatttattcagttgaaataaatatatatcttttgcttccgctgtgcatttatatgttgtgttgtttgactatgatgatatcaattacgtcacgatactccccaccgggcccaccggtgacacgtggaaaataggggtgtgacaattcATTGACAGAGTTTCCAGAAATGATTAAGCGTTCATACCAAGTTTTTAAACCAGGGctttcgatcgaatggtcatccgatcggatggccgttcgGTCGAATGACCCTTCGTGTGCAAGTTTCAAAGTTCAAAGTTTCTAATTCAAAACGATTTAAGTGTTAGAGGTTGTGAGGCACGTGTCACtctgatcggatggtcgttcgatcggatggcagtccggtCGGTTAGCCATTTGACTGAAGTGACGTTGTCCCCTTTGCAACCttgtaaagtttctaagtttcgAGTTTGATGACGACATGGCACGTATTGAGATAATGGAGAAACACATCAAAGCTTAGTctgtctgatcggatgggaatcaccccgtctgATCAGGTTCTGACCTCGATGGTGTTTATGTCCGAATCCGTACTCCAGCTACCTTCTCCAGCGATAATCCATTTCCAAGCCGACTCCAGACTAGTCATCAAGTCTACAGCCCGTTTGGGTCCGGATTTCCACCGTTTTAGTAAAAAGTTTAAGAAAGTTTGAATAAATCGACTGAAAACCTTAGATTTAGTGAAGATTCGGTGTAAAAACACATGAGATTCCTTATATCTGAGCTAGATCATGGTTGGAATGACATCATACCGCCTGTTTGTACAACTGTCGTGATGACGTCATCCTCAAGAGCTCAAATCTtagagatttcatggtgaaaagtgtgattttaaAGAAGAATCATGTAGGAAATAGTGTGTAGATTGAAattgtacaagatttaggttgaaaacttacaaggaTCGGCCTAGAATTGAAGAAAAATGCTCGAAAGTGAGAGGGCGTGCGTCTGAGCAGAAGGAGGCTGTCACATCAGGGAAGAATGATGTGACAggtcctatttatagtgcaagagtGGGGATAAGGCGGTGTGGCAGTGgatcggatggcagttcgatcgagtggctctccgatcgggtggtcatccgatcggattgccattcggtcAATCCCATCCTTTCCACTTTCCGTCTTTAGTTCGTTTTGCGAGtcagattaagcgttgcgttgcgtattattgtgtaATAGTTCCACACACTAGATTATAttattaacacaaaagtttccaagttttcgCCAGTGACAAGTCTCCAGTCCTTCGTTCAACCAATTCTCAAGTTTCAAGAgcctcaagagtcaagcaccaagtatcaagtatcaagtatcaagaatcaagcctcaagcatcaagaatcaagtctcaagaatcaagtatcaagaatctagaatcaagtatcatagcatcaagtatcaagaatcaagtgtctacagttaagtatcaagaatctagTATTAAGAATCAAGTTTCAAGAGTCTAGCTTCATAGAATTAAGTGTCAATACGATTCAAGTTTCATAACATAAAGATTTACAAGTGTCAAAAAGTGTCAAGAGTCACATAGTATAAGGACTAAAACTGACAATAGCTAAAAGTTTAGGGACGCAGGCGTTACAGCAGATGATTTGTCAAAAGACATGGCAGACTGACAGGTGCATGCATTTAattctttaatctattagaacgatccttgttatGTCATGTACATGCATTTAATTCCCAAACATCATTACAGATTCCACGTTTAATTCCCGAATGCATCTACTTCTCGCAGTTATAACATATAGTCAATGTAGTAAAATGTGAGCTTTTACACCAACCATATCGATATTCTAGTTCTCCTTCTCCTTCAATGATTAATTTGTAATATATGAATAAGATACCTTTGAGATACTTCGTATTAgtttgatttgaattttgaaagttGGAAGgattgagcttgatggatgtccgttatctcaacgcttctccttacattactgATCTAGAATTGGACAACCGCAACCGGTTTAGTGCTTCTCAATCAGATATTATTTGGTTGAATCATAACTGAAACGGTCGGAGAAAAACTAAACCGAACCAACATAGTTGAAGGTGCATGTCTGCAAaaggtgcaagagaatggcgaatAATCAGTTGTATTTTTGCAGATTTGTTTCTTATTGGCCattattcgaccgagtaatcaGTTGTATTTTTACAGATTTGTTTCTTAAACAtagttaactttcagattcaggAAGACTTGTCGTgtattgtttaaatctgaatcgggttctcaaacaaacacaactagacaaaacaaggatcgttctaatagattaaagagaataaaccacatcctaaatataatattttttttaccattttttaccctaAGGATACGGGCCATATAttattatacgacccgtatacaatcatcgtatacattgtatatGATCTGGTAAATTTTTTTCACAGTGAGTCCTAGAAGCAAGTATCTGTCTATTCAATaaagaggaatcattgcattacatccccgttgaaaacaagtggtTGTAACGACGGGACCCTTGGTTTAAAACGAaatcgtttgtgactatgggaaacacaagttttctttttgagcttgatggatgtccgttatctcaacgcttttccttacattactgatctggaattggaaAACCATTGTGTATTTGCTTACTggtctggaattggagaaccgttgtgtatctgaatcaggttctcaaacaaacactacgTACCCTTCCTTTTATTctgtaaatattaaataaagaataacacCATGCCCGTAACCGTACAAAATCCGAATACTGAAAAACCGACATTCCTTCAACCATTCTAAACCTTAgctggaaacaaaccaacaaaatctgaataccgaaaaacatcaacaaccattTTTCTGTACCCATCCCCGCGTTGATAGCTTTCgttttattacagtcatacgacGCGGCTTTTTATTCTTCAATATTTGTTacttgttaatgttttattttttttttctccttTTAGAAAGGTTTGACCACCTCACGACTGTATGATAAAACCCACTAGCAAAATAAGTATTTTGCTAGTGGGTTTTATAAGTCAAAGTTAACGTTGCTATTCAGATTCAGGAAGACATGTCGGCTTCCGTACCCATCCCCACGTTGATAGCTTCCGTTTAattacagtcatacgacacggctttttgttcttcaatctttgttacttgttaatgttttatttttttctacttttagaaaggttTGACCACCTCACGACTGTAAAATGTCTCGTGTGATTGGCACCTTAAACCCTTTATATACTTTGAGAAACCAATTTTCGAagaatacgggtcgtataacattatacggcccgtatacaatgttcgtatacattgtatacgaccagATAACTTATTTTCACATGGTGTATATgggtcgtataatgttatacggtcTGTATGGAATTaaaaaaactgacaaagtctgTTGGCACATActttgttattttttaaattatatacGGGTCGTacattatacgacccgtatacatcatatgaaaataagtttttttCATTTGTTAATATTAGGACCCTAAATAAATTTAATGTAGGATTAGTTAGTGCTGATTTTTAATACGGCTAAATTTGTTTACTCTAGTGTAATTTTGTATATGGTTGATTTGGTGTAACTGTATCCATATGTGATCCCCTCAAAAAGTTGAACACTATGAATTAACACTATGAATTGTGGCTTTTTATTGTTTACATTATGCTATTCGACAACCCATGTATTATATATTACTTATTTAATTGAGTAAATTGCCCGGGCACGTGGTTTTGTAAAGTAATACCTATAGTCCCTATTTTTTGGAAATTACACCTTTTGTTACTCGGATGGTTCCTGGAGTAGATGTCCGTTAGTTTTCACCGTTAACTCCATATGAAATTACTTATTTACGTCTCTTTAAAAACCCTTTTAAGCCTTGTATGCCACCCCTATGCCGAACAATCTCTACTGGCATCTCAGGCTCCAAACCCCTAATCTTAACCGGTCAATCAAAGTTTCCCTTGAAatattttctcaataaactttaTAATGCGAGTTATGTGTAGCTATTGTTCCCCGCAAAACCGGTACCAATATCAAGATCTATGTAGTTCATATATTATCCTCTCAAGGCTCTTCAACACGAAAGGAGTCACGAATTCATGAAGAACCCTAGCTTGACTATCATAATAAGTTGTGGCTTCCACCCCTCATTCGTCCCGGTTAacactaattattattattttttgaacGACCAACGAAATAAAAGCCCGGTTACTCGGGATAACCCAATGACAAAATGCGACCTCATATGCCCACGAGCACAAACAGCGCTGGGTAGCCCAAGCCCACCATCACTAGTTCCAGCGAAAATACGCCACCTAAAGGCCCACGAGGGTAAAACTCAGTTGGGATCGGATTTTAACTTGAGCCTCTAACCTCAAACCCAAATCTTCACTTCAAACCCAAGTCTTCACTTCCCCTCCAATGCCAATTGAGCTCATTGACCGGTTAACActaaactgattttcaaaatcagTCTAATTAGCTGTTTCATATACTTAATTCGACTTTCAAtcaacttttttttgaacggcaacttTCAAACTGGTTTCAATGATACCCACACAACTTCGACTGAAAATTAGTACAACATACAAAAGGCATATCATTATTCTTATAGGAGTTGGCATATCATCTGACAAGAAAGTGAGTTAAAACATATTTGGATATGTTTACTTAATCAATATTAAAAGACTCTTAATATCTTACAAATGTTCATAAACTATACTTCTATCGCTCATCAACTTATGGATCAAGTGACAGTTGAGACCTTGCTACTGTCGTTCCCAGAAGCAACGTCTAGGTTCATCATAGTTGCCTCTTCACAAACGGGTGGTCAAGTAGTTCTGCAGTGGTAGGTCGATTATCCGGGTTTACTTGCAAGCATTTAAGTATGAAATCGTGGGCCTCAGCTGACAATGTATCAGGAATATGAGGAAGAACACCACTATTAATCGTAAACAGTGCCCGCATCTGTTAAACCAAACCATAGTTATTTGTTACAATTTACAACAATATGTGTGGGTGCTTCAAACGCTAACGACATTACAGACATGGGTCAAACGGGTCTAAAGCCTCCCAAATTCTAGAAAATATTAGTTTGTTATGGTAATAATACTGTGTTTGCAAGTATAATTAACACACGCTCtgctttttttaaaaaaaaaaattggtcaaCTTTCTTTTCCACGTCTACCCGATCCGAATCTTTCAGACAACACATTTACATCCAAACATTTTTCAACCCATTTCCTACCCCCAACGATTTTGCCAGCTCTGGATAATATTTAAGATCAGTATAGTAAAATGTGATGCATACCACTTCCATGTTGGAATATGGAGTTTTACGTGTTAACATCTCCAACACGGTGCAGCCAAGGCTCCATATATCAGCTGCAAGTCCATAACCCTTCTTTGATCTATTGATAACAACCTGAGGATACAGAACGCAATCAATGGATGTTAGTATTAGAATTATAAAATGTGGATGGTCGATTACATGCCATTTTTGGTCCGTTTCTAAGATATTTAATATATATCTTTAGTGCgtgaattattattataaaactaTATTACAATAAATGATTTAGGAAGTTGCATGCAAACGGTAGACTTTGGGGGACTTCAACCCGTCTAAACAATTTGACCAAAACAGAACCCAGATCCCATTCATAAGCAAACGGGTCGAGATTTCCACTTCTAGATACAGCTATAAACAAAAACTACATTTAAGAGAATAAATGGGATAAAATAACGAAATAAGAACCAAGTTTCAAGTCACTCATACTTTTTATAACTACAAAAACCACTAAGTTATATTATTGTTCCATTGttgtaaacaaaataaaaaatgttaaGTTTTTTAAATTAAGTCACCTGAAAGGAGTATATATGAAATTTGGTTACAGTTTAGTAATTATTTTGTCAATTTGGTTACAATTTAGTAATTATTATGTTGTGAGATTTTTCTTCATTGTTACATCCTAGGTTAAATTTAAAAATAACAATAATTACTAAATAGTAACCAAAATTCATATGTGTTCCGTTTAGGTCACttaatttaaaattaaaagttaacatttaaattaaaaaaatcacaGTAACGGAACAATAACGTAACCTTAGTGGAACACAGAAGAAACTCGGTTGCTATTAGCTAAACTATTCCCAGAACAAAAATAGAAATAACCTCTGGAGCCATCCAATAAGCAGTCCCTTTGCAAATACTAACGTCATTCAATGCGATTGCCTGTAAGTGTAGATAAATTGAATGTATATGGATAAAAAGACAATGATAATGAAATAATAAAACATTGTGTTTTCCTTACCTTTGCCAATCCAAAATCTGCAAGCTTTACAGTTCCACTTGCATCAATCAATATATTAGCACATTTGATATCCCTAAAACGTGTAATAAACTTAATTAGAAAACTTTATTTAACTACAAATTAGCATAAATTTTTAAAGGCTTACCTATGAACGACATTTCTTTCATGCAAGTAATTCAAACCATTCAAAATCTGCCTTGTGTAAGCCGAGACATGGGAATCCTGTAGTTCATAGTTTTGGTAGAGTTTTGCCAGTGAACCTCCGGTAGCGAGCTCAAGAAAGATATATAGCTTCTCATCATCCTGAAACATCATTTCAACTTAAAGATTCAACTGTTTGTTCTTCATCAAAGTCAAAGCCTCAAGTCCTTTGTATCTGTGTCTAAGAAAGAAGTCGAGAGAGGAAAGGCATACCTTATCTGTTCCAAGATATTGAACTATGTTCTCATGTTGGAACTGACTTAACAAAGATATTTcctgaaaagttaaaaggaagAACAAAATAAAAGCCAAGTATGCAGACACTCGGGATCTGATAGATATTAAACCTATAAACATATACACGAAGAAATGACGAAGATATATAGATCACCTGTTCAAGTTGAATAACGCTCGGTGTTCCTTGGCCACCTTGATCAGGCAAATCAACCTCCTTCACAGCAAAAAAGAACCCAAATCTGCAAACAAAATCAAAGGTCACACCACACCATGCCATTCAGAAGTAAAACAAAATGCTTATTAGATCATAACAAAGCAAGACGCGTAATTAATAAAGATCCAACATGAGGGTTTGTAATCTTGATTTCAATTTAAAGGTTCAACAGACAATCTAAGGATGACAACTAAAATTAAATAGTGAGATATGGCCAAGATTATAAGCATGCTACACAACTTAGACATTTaaacaaacacttggtgtgcgatAATCTGCAGACTGTACAAAACATTAGAAACACATAGAAAATGATGCTTGTGTGCATGTTAGTGATAACCAAACGTTACTTACTCATTAACACCTTCATAAACA contains the following coding sequences:
- the LOC110877056 gene encoding mitogen-activated protein kinase kinase kinase 1, yielding MSSTVDQQSNASEEDDISSTAAELGDIGSLSPHQPLRNYCFTNWQKGDMLGRGSLGPVYEGVNEFGFFFAVKEVDLPDQGGQGTPSVIQLEQEISLLSQFQHENIVQYLGTDKDDEKLYIFLELATGGSLAKLYQNYELQDSHVSAYTRQILNGLNYLHERNVVHRDIKCANILIDASGTVKLADFGLAKAIALNDVSICKGTAYWMAPEVVINRSKKGYGLAADIWSLGCTVLEMLTRKTPYSNMEVMRALFTINSGVLPHIPDTLSAEAHDFILKCLQVNPDNRPTTAELLDHPFVKRQL